The Moorella glycerini genomic interval ACCAGGTAGCCGACGGCCATCTGCGCGAGGATGGTGAAAAATACCAGGGGCCATTCCCAGTTGGTCATTCAAACATCCCTCCTCATCTGGACTCCGGCTCGCGGGGGTACGAAGCGGATGGATGGCCGGGTGATGGTTATATCGGGAAATCCCGGCAGTTCTTTTACAGTGCTCGGCTCGGGGAAGGAATTGAGATCCCTGATGAGCTGCAGCGCCCCTACCGGGCAGGCGGCCACGCAGGCCGGCTCCTCATTGCGGTCTATCTTCTGGTAGCAGAGGTTGCACTTTTCCACCCGGCGTTCTTTTTCGTTGTACTGGGGGGCCCCATAGGGGCAGGCCATGGTGCACAAGCGGCAGCCGATGCAGCGGGCATGGTCATGGAGGACGATGCCGTCCTCGCGCTTGCTGTAGGCCCCCACCGGGCAGACCTTAAGGCAGGCCGGGTCGGCGCAGTGGTGGCAGGCCAGGGATATAAAGTTGCGCTCCGGATAAGGGAGACTGGCCTCCCGCAGCTGGTAGACCCGCCGCCAGCGGGGCTTGACCTCCGTCTGGTATTCGTTCTTACAGGCCATCTCACAGCTAAAGCAGCCTATGCATTTTTCCGTATCCACCAGAAAACCTAGTTGCTTGGCCACGGCCCTCACCTCACTTTCTCGATATTAACGAAGTTATCGTGGAAAGCCAGGCCGCGGTTGCCGGTCGCCTTTTTGCCCATATCGCTGGGTACCGCTTTAACGGTGTAATTGAGGTTGTAATTGAGATCTTTATACCAGGCCTCGTAGGCCACCAGGATTTCCGGTGCCGTGGTGGCGGTAATCCTGGCCTTCAGGGTGACGTAACCGATTTCGTTATACACTTTAACCCAGTCCCCGTCCTTGATCCCCTTGGCGGCCGCCGTAGCCGGGTGGATTTCCACATAGGGTTCGGGGTTGACATTCTGCATCCAGTCAATATTCTGGAACTGGGAATGGATGCCGTAGGGCGAGTGAGGAGTTAAGAAACGATATGGGTATTCCGGCGACGCCTGCTTTTCCGGGACATAGACCGGCAGGGCCGGCAGCCCGTATTTGGGGGCCTCGGATGACTTAATTTCGATTTTCCCGGAAGGCGTGCGGAATTTACCGTCCGACCAGGCCGCCGTCAGAAGCTTCGCCTTGCGCGGCCCCTTTTTCAGCTCGCTGTAATCGCTGATACCCAGGAGATCAAGTATCTTGGGGTTGAACTCCTTGCCCACCCATTCTTCCAGGTTGCCGCTGGTGGGATAAGTGCAGGAGCCGGGCTCCAGGGCGTTAAGTTTGGCCGCAAGCAACATGGCGATCTGCACGTCGTTTTTAGCTTCAAAATAGGGTTCAATGGCCTGCTCGTTAATCCCTATCCAGTAGTGCCAGTAGCTGGCGTTCACGCCGTGCTCTTCAAATTGGGTGGTGGCCGGCAGGACGATATCCGACCAGGCGGCGGTGCGGGTTAAGAAGTGGTCCACCGTCACCACCAGGTCCATGTTTTCAAAGGCTTTCTGGACCACCTGGGGCTCCGGGTCCTGGGATAAAGGATTGCGGCAGGCGATCCAGAGCATCTTAATAGGTGGGTCGGTAGTGTTGAGCAGGTCAGCGCCAAAATTGTTGATGTTGATATAGCGGTCGCTCATGGTGCCGTCGGGTTTCTTTACCCCGACCGC includes:
- a CDS encoding 4Fe-4S dicluster domain-containing protein, which produces MAKQLGFLVDTEKCIGCFSCEMACKNEYQTEVKPRWRRVYQLREASLPYPERNFISLACHHCADPACLKVCPVGAYSKREDGIVLHDHARCIGCRLCTMACPYGAPQYNEKERRVEKCNLCYQKIDRNEEPACVAACPVGALQLIRDLNSFPEPSTVKELPGFPDITITRPSIRFVPPRAGVQMRRDV